The region CCTGCACGCGGCCTGGTTCGCGGTCTGGATCCTGTGCAACCTGGGGTTGATCGGTCACTGGGCGGTCTGGGACCCCTATCCCTTCGGACTGCTCACCATGATCGTCAGCCTGGAGGCGATCTTCCTGTCCACCTTCGTGATGGTCAGCCAGAACCGTCAGGCAGCCCGTGAGAACGTCCGAGCCGACCTGGACTTCGAGACCAATCTCCGTTCGGAGGTGTGGTCGGCCCAGATGGGACATGCCCTGGGTGTCGACCCCGATGAGGTCGAGCGACAGGTGCAGCAACTGATCGCGGAAAACCGCGCCCGGATGAACGGCGCCGCGCAGTCCTCCGAATGAGTGCCCGCATCAGTCGGTCGGCTGAAGCCGGGGTGGACGCCCGACGGCGACGATGTCCTGTGCCAGACCGCTCCGTCTCCGGGAGCAAGCGTCATGATCCACCGACAGTCCGCTCATCGTCTACCGGGACCGGCAGCAGCACGCGCCTGCCATGGCATGGACAGCTCCGTGTTGTTCTGCCCCCCGCGGAACATGGCGCCGCGCGACGGGCCCAGGAGGAGCGGGCCCGAGTCGTACGGCTTCTCGGTAGGTATGTCCGAGGACGAGCGCAGACGCCGGCCTTCACAACCGGCGAGGGCTCGTGTGCTTTCCGGAGAGCCACGGCGAGCCCCGGGCCTCGGCCCGCCGATGAGGAGCCGACATGACCAAGGCCGGATCCGCTGGGGCAGCCGGCTGTGAGTGAGCGCCCTGGCATCAACCTGCCCTCCGTCGCCGCTGGGGGTGCGCAGGCCGCGGCGGCGCCGTTGATCGATGCTCCGCCGCCGCGCGACGTGCGCCGGGCCGCCGATCTGTCGCGACTGCTGGTGTCCAGCGCACTTCTGGTGGTGACGGTGCTGCCCGCCGTCGCGACGCGCGCGTCCACCCGGAGGATGCAGCAGGGGCTGCTCGACGCGGCGACCGCGCTAGCGCCCGGCCTGCGGGACGGTCTCGTCGGGACGGTGCAAGTGGTCGCCGTGGTCGCGCCGGTACTGGCCCTCGGGGTACTGGTCGCCCGGCGGCGGGGCGACGCGATCCTGCGGGTGGTGCCCGCGGCGGCGCTTGGCGCGCTGGTCGCGTGGTCGGTCACCCACCTGGCCCTGATGCGCGGCAGACCGGACCTGTGGCCCCAGGTGCTGGTGGGGCGGGGCGGGCTGGTGCACGCCGGCTGGCCATCGGCGGTGTACCTGGCCGCCTGCGCGGCGGCGGTCGTCGCGGCGGGCCCTTGGCTGGACACGCGTCTGCGGCGGACGTGGTGGACGCTGACCGTCGTGTGCGCCGGGCTGAGCGTCGCGGCCGCCGCCGTCGTGCCACTGGAGGCGGCCGCCGCGCTCGCCGTGGGAGGCGTGGCCGGATCGGCCGTGCTGCTGCTGGCCGGAGGCCCGGCGGAGCGGCCGGCCCCGCAGGTGGTCGCCGACGCAGTCGTCGCGTGCGGGATCCCGCTCGCCGCGCTGCGTGAGACGCCGTCACCCGATCGGCGCCCCGGGGAAGGGGTCCGCTACGCCGCCGAGACCACCACCGGTGCGCGGCTCGCGGTACAGGTGCTCGGCCCCGAGGACCGCAACCGCGATCTCTTCCACCGGCTCGCCCGGCTCACGATGCTGCGCCACCCCGCCGACACGGCCGCGCTCTCCCCGCTCGCCGCGGTCGAGCACGAACTCCTCATGCTCGTGTTCGCAGGCCGTACAGGCGCCCGGGTGGCTGAGCCGGTGATCGCGTACCCGGTGCCCGGGGGCGGCGCACTTCTGGTGACGGTCGAGCGCGCTGCCCGTCCGCTGTCCGCGTTCCCGGGCGAGGAGATGACCGACCAGGTGCTCACCGGGGTGTGGACGTCCGTGGCCCGCCTCCAGGAGCACCGACTGGCGCACCGGGCATTGCGCCCGGAGCACATCCTCGTCGAGCCGGACGATGCGTCCCGGCTCACCGCGTTCGCACGCGCCCAGCTGGGCGCCAGGCCCGACGCGCTCGGCAGCGACATCGCCGAGTTGCTGGCCACCACCTCGACACACGTCGGGGCGCACCGCGCCACCCAGTGTGCGCTGGCCGGCCTCGGCCCGCGGCTGCTGGCGACAGCCCTGCCCTATCTGCAGCCGCTCGCGCTGCTCGGCCCCGCACGGCGCGAGGTCGCACGGTACGACCAGGCCCGCGCGCGGGCGGCGGGGACGGGCGCCAAGCGGCGCACGGTGCGCCCCGGCGGCCGGCCGAGCCTGCTGCGCGACCTCTCCGCCGAGGTCGTGGGGGCGACCGGTGCCGAGCCGGCTCCACTCGCGCACCTCGCGCGCTTCACCTGGAAGAGCGTCTTCGGCCTGGTCGGCGCGTTCCTTGTCCTCCACCTGGCGCTTCCGCAGTTCGCGAACGCCCCGGCGGTGCTCACCGCGTTGCGCGACGCCAACTGGTGGTGGGTGCTCGCCGTACTGCCCGTCACCTTCGTCTCCCAGGCGTTCTCAACCTCCCTGCAAATGGGCACCATTCCGGCCAGGCTGCCGTTCGGCCCCACGTACGAGGTGCAGTTCGCCAGCTCGTTCCTGAACCGGATCACCCCGAGCAACGTCGGCGGCATGGCGCTCAACCTGCGCTATCTGCAGAAGACGGGGATCGAGACCGGGGCCGCCACGGCCTCCGTCGGGCTGCAGAGCCTGGCCGGCGCCGTGTCCAACGCCGTGGTCGCCGCCGGGTTCTTCGCCTGGACCGGACGGCACCACGCCGGAGTGCACCTGCACTTGCCCGCAGGCCGGTATGTGCTGCCGGCCGTCGCGCTGACCCTCGCGGCCGGGTGTCTGCTCGGTGTCACCCCACCCGGCCGGCGCTTCCTGCGCGAGAAGGTGTGGCCGTTCCTGCACGCGGCGACGTCGACCGTGACCGGGATCGCGTCCGACCCCGCCAAGCTGGCCCTCCTCGTCGCCGGCGCGCTCGGTCTGCCCCTCATCCAGGTCGTCGGACTCGCGCTGAGCGTGCACGCGTTCGGCGGCGATCTCCCCTTCGCCCAGGTTGGCGCCGTCTACATGGCGGCACGCCTCGTAGCCAACGCGGCTCCCGTCCCCGGCGGACTGGGTGCCCTCGAAGCCGGCCTCATCGCAGGTCTGACCGCGCTCGGCTTGGCGGCCGGCGCAGCCACCTCGGCGGTCCTCGTCTACCGGCTGCTCACGTTCTGGCTGAACGTGCCGCTGGGCGCCCTGGCCCTGGGCTTCGTGCAGCGCAAGGGCTACGTCTGACGCCGCTGCCGTTCGGTCATTCCGGCCTGCTCGCGGATCTCGAGGGCGGACAGCCTCGGACGATGCGGTAACCGGTGAGTGGGCCACCGTCGCCGGGCATAGCCCACACTCCAAGCAGCTCTCGACGTCAACGGTTCCAGAGGGTCCGTCCGGCGGACCAGGCACCCGCAGCATGAGGCCTGGCGCCCTCCGTCGTTCGTCGGCGGCGTCAGCCGAGCGGGTTGGCCGTGTCGGTGCTGGAGGCGCTGCGCGAGCGCGGGCAGGCGGCCGGGCACGGCTGGACGCTGGACACTGAGCTCCTCCCACCGCACCAGCAGCAGGTGAACGCCCTGGAGAACCAGGGTCTGTCGGAGCTTGCCTGCCTGGAGGACCGCGCGGAGCTGTCAGCTCTGGAAGGGCGGCCCGTACGGTGGGCGGCCCGCCTGACGCCGTACGGCCACGACACCCTTCCCTACGGCCAGTCCCGCCCCCGGGCCGAGCCCTCGCCCGGTGAGGCGGGCGCGGACCGGCATCTGGTGGAACTGATTCCCTCGCAGATGACGGCCCCGCGGGTGATTGTCGGCCTCACCCACCAGCTCCGGGTGCCGGAAGCGCCCGACGTGCAGTGGCAGATCGACATGCTGCTCGGCTTCCCCGTCGGGGAGATCCTCGAGAGCCCCGACAAGGACGATTACAGCAGTACGCACTCGCTGCTGCCGTCGGTGTGAGCCGCGCTCGGGCCCACACCCACCGGTCGGGCGCGAGTCAGCCGGCGAGGTCGGCTTTGCCGAACAGCACGGCGGTGGTGGTTGGTTCCTCGAAACCCCGGCGTGTGCGGCCAGCATGTCTTCTCGTGTGCTGCCCCATCGGCGCGCGTTGTGGTTGGTGGGCAGCTTCAGGGCTTTAGCGCCGGCGTATAGGCCGCGCCTACTGACATCTGCCTTTCGCTCATGTCAGGTCGCGGGCAGCGAGGGCAGGGGCCGGGTGGCGATCTCCTGTGCTTCGGCGCGCGTCATGCCGAACATGCACAGGAGACGGAAGGCCAGTTGGTCGGTGACGCGCTCGGCATCGAGGTCGGGGCTGGTCTCCAAGAGGTGGAGCACGCCGAGCAGGGCGCCGCCGGCCATGGCGACCGCGGTGCGTGCGTCGTCGATGTCCAGCCGTCCGTTGTCGGCGGCCGCCTGCAGGTCCCGCATCGCTTGCGGGGCCAGGCCGCTGTCGGAGGTCAGGTAGGGCATGCCGGTGCGCACGAGGATTCTGGCGATTTGCGGGTGGGTGCGCTGCAGGCGGCCGGTCAGACGGACGCTGGCGGCGAAGATCTCCGCCGGGTCCTTCAGGCCTCCCACGACGGAGTCCAGAAGTGTGCCGTGTTGCTCCAGAGTGAGGGCGACGGCGGCTTCGAACAGCTCGTCCTTGCTGGTGAAGTGGTTGTAGAAGGAACCGAAGCCGACGTCCGCCGCCTCGGTGATCTCCTGGATGCTCACGTCGGCCCGCCCCTGCTCGGCGAGAAACCGCTGCGCGGCGGCGACTAGCGCGGCTCGCGTGCGCGCCTTGCGCCGATCCAGGCGATTTGGCGCGTGGTTGGGCGTCCGGCTGTCGGCCCCGCCCCGTCGGTCGATACTCATCACTCCACCTAACCAGTAGATCAGTACTGATTATTACATCAGCACCGATAGCCATTGACGAGGATGCCATCTGGACTGATTCTTCCATCACTAGTGACCGGAGACTGCTCGCGGGAGCAGTCCGGTCGACGCCTGTCCAGGACTCAGGAGAGCCGATGAGTATCCAGGTCGTCCGCACCACAGACGGCTGGTGGGTGGAGAGCGGCAGAGGACGGCTGCACCGCGTGGACACCGATGCGGACACCACCGGCGGCCTGCTCGCCGACCGCTTGGCCGTGCAGGAGGCGGCCGGCCGCGCTGCGGCCGACCCCGACGCGGGGCTTTCCGCTGGAGAAGCCGAGCTGCTGTCGCCCGTCACCACCCCCTGCCGGGTGGTGGCGCAGATGGTCAACTACCGTTCCCACGCGGTGGACTCCGGATTCGACCCGGACACCGTCCCGCCCGCCTTCTTCCGCAAGGCCTCCGGGTCCGTCAGCGGGCCCTACGAGGACATCGTGCGTCCACAGCACGTGCGCTTCCTGGACTACGAGGTGGAGCTCGGGCTGGTGATGGGCGCAAACCTGCCGGTCGGCACCGAGGTCACCGACTCCACCCTCGCGGAGTATGTCGCCGCGCTGGTCGTCGCCGACGACGTCAGCGCCCGCGACGTGCAGCTGCCCAAGACGCAGTTCTACGAGTCCAAGTCGTATCCGACCTTCACCCCGCTGGGCCCCCGGCTGCTCCTGGTCGACGCCGACGACCTGGCCCGCCTGCCGGACCTGCGGCTCACGCTGAAGGTCAACGGGGCCACCCGGCAGGACCGCACCACCACGGACATGATCGTCCGGCCCGCGAAGGCGCTCACCCTGCTGGCCCGCTTCCAGACCCTGCAGCCCGGTGACGTCCTGCTCACCGGAACACCTGGCGGCACCGCGCTGAAGTCACCGGGGAAGCTCCTGGCCACGCTCGCCGCCCTGCTGCCCCCGCACAAGCGCTGGCAGAAGTTCTTCGCCCGCCAGCAGGCGAACCCCGACTACCTCAAGGACGGCGACGTCGTCACGGCCCGCATTGCGACCGACGACGGCGTACTCGACCTCGGCGAGCAGCGCACGGTGGTGCGCGCCCGCTGAAGACTCCCGGGACCCCCCGCCCGGGACCGACCGGCCCGGCATCCCCGTACCGGGCCGGCCACTTGACCCCATTCCTCACCCTGCAAAGGCGCACCGGTGACATCCACACCCACCGACCTGCTGTGGCCCTCCTGCGACAGCCCCGCGGACCTGACCGCCATCGAGGCCGTCCCGCTGCATGAACGCGGTCTGCCCGCCACCACCTACGATGCCCTGCTCCGCGCCGCCCGCCTGTGGCCCGACCGTCCGGCCATGGCGGTGCTCCCGGATGCCGCGCGCTTCCTGCGCCCCGCCTCCGTGACCTTCGCGCAACTGCACGACCAGGTGCATCGCACCGCCAACCTGCTGCGCTCGCTCGGCGTCACCCGCCGCGCCGCCGTGGGCCTGCTCGCGCCGAACACCGCGGAACTCCCCGCCGCCCTGCTGGCCGCGCAAGCCGCGGGCATCGCCGCCCCGGTGAATCCAAGCCTGGCGTCCGAGCACGTCGAGCAGCTGTTGCGGCGCGGCGGCGTGCGCGTGCTCGTGGCCGCAGGTCCGCAACTGGACGCGCAGGTGTGGGCCACGGCCCGGCAGGTCGCCGCCTCGCTGCGCCTGGACGCGCTGCTGGCCCTGGCCCCCACCACGGTCGACGGCCCCGCTCCCGCTCTGGAACCCGTCGAGGACACACGCGTGGGCTACCTCGCGGAGCTGGCCGCCTCCCATCCCGCCGACAAGCTGGTGGACATCGAGCCTCCGGCCGCCGACGACCTGGCCGCCTACTTCCACACCGGCGGCACTACCGGGACTCCCAAGCTGGCCGCGCACACGCACACCAATGAGGTTGTCGACGCCTGGTCGGTGGCCGCCAGCATCCCTCTCGACGAGGACTCGGTGATGTTCGCGGC is a window of Streptomyces mirabilis DNA encoding:
- a CDS encoding DUF1003 domain-containing protein, whose amino-acid sequence is MGSAAHLPDIRPRHELAVFARMRGSQDRIADAITAFAGTMQFVYLHAAWFAVWILCNLGLIGHWAVWDPYPFGLLTMIVSLEAIFLSTFVMVSQNRQAARENVRADLDFETNLRSEVWSAQMGHALGVDPDEVERQVQQLIAENRARMNGAAQSSE
- a CDS encoding lysylphosphatidylglycerol synthase transmembrane domain-containing protein, producing MSERPGINLPSVAAGGAQAAAAPLIDAPPPRDVRRAADLSRLLVSSALLVVTVLPAVATRASTRRMQQGLLDAATALAPGLRDGLVGTVQVVAVVAPVLALGVLVARRRGDAILRVVPAAALGALVAWSVTHLALMRGRPDLWPQVLVGRGGLVHAGWPSAVYLAACAAAVVAAGPWLDTRLRRTWWTLTVVCAGLSVAAAAVVPLEAAAALAVGGVAGSAVLLLAGGPAERPAPQVVADAVVACGIPLAALRETPSPDRRPGEGVRYAAETTTGARLAVQVLGPEDRNRDLFHRLARLTMLRHPADTAALSPLAAVEHELLMLVFAGRTGARVAEPVIAYPVPGGGALLVTVERAARPLSAFPGEEMTDQVLTGVWTSVARLQEHRLAHRALRPEHILVEPDDASRLTAFARAQLGARPDALGSDIAELLATTSTHVGAHRATQCALAGLGPRLLATALPYLQPLALLGPARREVARYDQARARAAGTGAKRRTVRPGGRPSLLRDLSAEVVGATGAEPAPLAHLARFTWKSVFGLVGAFLVLHLALPQFANAPAVLTALRDANWWWVLAVLPVTFVSQAFSTSLQMGTIPARLPFGPTYEVQFASSFLNRITPSNVGGMALNLRYLQKTGIETGAATASVGLQSLAGAVSNAVVAAGFFAWTGRHHAGVHLHLPAGRYVLPAVALTLAAGCLLGVTPPGRRFLREKVWPFLHAATSTVTGIASDPAKLALLVAGALGLPLIQVVGLALSVHAFGGDLPFAQVGAVYMAARLVANAAPVPGGLGALEAGLIAGLTALGLAAGAATSAVLVYRLLTFWLNVPLGALALGFVQRKGYV
- a CDS encoding DUF6417 family protein — protein: MSVLEALRERGQAAGHGWTLDTELLPPHQQQVNALENQGLSELACLEDRAELSALEGRPVRWAARLTPYGHDTLPYGQSRPRAEPSPGEAGADRHLVELIPSQMTAPRVIVGLTHQLRVPEAPDVQWQIDMLLGFPVGEILESPDKDDYSSTHSLLPSV
- a CDS encoding TetR/AcrR family transcriptional regulator, which produces MSIDRRGGADSRTPNHAPNRLDRRKARTRAALVAAAQRFLAEQGRADVSIQEITEAADVGFGSFYNHFTSKDELFEAAVALTLEQHGTLLDSVVGGLKDPAEIFAASVRLTGRLQRTHPQIARILVRTGMPYLTSDSGLAPQAMRDLQAAADNGRLDIDDARTAVAMAGGALLGVLHLLETSPDLDAERVTDQLAFRLLCMFGMTRAEAQEIATRPLPSLPAT
- a CDS encoding fumarylacetoacetate hydrolase family protein, which encodes MSIQVVRTTDGWWVESGRGRLHRVDTDADTTGGLLADRLAVQEAAGRAAADPDAGLSAGEAELLSPVTTPCRVVAQMVNYRSHAVDSGFDPDTVPPAFFRKASGSVSGPYEDIVRPQHVRFLDYEVELGLVMGANLPVGTEVTDSTLAEYVAALVVADDVSARDVQLPKTQFYESKSYPTFTPLGPRLLLVDADDLARLPDLRLTLKVNGATRQDRTTTDMIVRPAKALTLLARFQTLQPGDVLLTGTPGGTALKSPGKLLATLAALLPPHKRWQKFFARQQANPDYLKDGDVVTARIATDDGVLDLGEQRTVVRAR